From the Bos taurus isolate L1 Dominette 01449 registration number 42190680 breed Hereford chromosome 20, ARS-UCD2.0, whole genome shotgun sequence genome, one window contains:
- the ZNF366 gene encoding zinc finger protein 366 isoform X1 → MQKELKMVKDEDVHFSLGVKRAPSFPHGLQPVVSRGKAPPGHPFPEALRGPFSQFRYEPPPGELDGYPGVFEGGGSRKRKSMPTKMPYNHPAEEGALGLHPEESKNPGVPDLPLLFPPPPPPRPKYDSRMIDLCNVGFQFYRSLEHLGGKAVKQEPVKPSAVWPAPAAPPFLPAPYPYYPKVAPGLVFPFFVPSASPFPFSRHTFLPKRPPEPPLPRKAEPPESEETKQKVERVDVNVQIDDSYYVDVGGAQKRWQCPTCEKSYTSKYNLVTHILGHSGIKPHACSRCGKLFKQLSHLHTHMLTHQGTRPHKCQVCHKAFTQTSHLKRHMMQHSEVKPHNCRVCGRGFAYPSELKAHEAKHASGRENICVECGLDFPTLAQLKRHLTTHRGPIQYNCSECDKTFQYPSQLQNHMMKHKDIRPYICSECGMEFVQPHHLKQHSLTHKGVKEHKCGICGREFTLLANMKRHVLIHTNIRAYQCHLCYKSFVQKQTLKAHMIVHSDVKPFKCKLCGKEFNRMHNLMGHMHLHSDSKPFKCLYCPSKFTLKGNLTRHMKVKHGVMERGLHSQGFGRGRIALAPTAGALRSLEQEEPFDLSQKRRAKGPAFQSDGESARGSSCHEEEDEDNCYEVEPDSPGLGPRGPPLCAPRDLSAKPEPGPGEEAPAEEASPPGARPLKSRDSLGPEGGPEREFARRDERPGLRVLPSTRRGPAFSDYLYFKHRDESLKELLERKMEKQAVLLGI, encoded by the exons ATGCAGAAGGAACTGAAGATGGTCAAAGACGAAGATGTGCATTTCAGTTTGGGTGTGAAGAGGGCCCCCTCCTTTCCCCACGGCCTGCAGCCCGTGGTTTCCCGAGGGAAGGCTCCCCCAGGACACCCCTTTCCGGAAGCTCTCCGGGGGCCGTTTTCCCAGTTCCGGTACGAGCCTCCTCCAGGAGAGCTAGACGGATACCCAGGGGTCTTTGAAGGAGGAGGGTCTCGCAAACGCAAGAGCATGCCCACCAAGATGCCCTATAACCACCCCGCGGAAGAAGGGGCTCTCGGCCTGCACCCCGAGGAGAGCAAGAACCCGGGGGTCCCGGACCTCCCCCTGCTcttcccgccgccgccgccgccgcggcccaAGTACGACTCGCGGATGATCGACCTGTGTAACGTGGGCTTCCAGTTCTACCGCAGCCTGGAGCACCTGGGCGGCAAGGCCGTCAAGCAGGAGCCCGTGAAGCCCAGCGCCGTGTGGCCTGCGCCCGCGGCCCCTCCGTTCCTGCCCGCGCCCTACCCCTACTACCCCAAGGTGGCCCCGGGCCTCGTGTTCCCCTTCTTCGTGCCCTCGGCCTCACCCTTCCCCTTCAGCCGGCACACCTTCCTGCCCAAGCGGCCGCCGGAGCCGCCGCTGCCCCGCAAAGCCGAGCCGCCCGAGAGCGAGGAGACCAAGCAGAAGGTGGAGCGAGTGGACGTGAACGTGCAGATCGACGACAGCTACTACGTGGACGTGGGCGGCGCGCAGAAGCGCTGGCAGTGCCCCACCTGCGAGAAGTCCTACACCTCCAAGTATAACCTGGTGACCCACATCCTGGGTCACAGCGGCATCAAGCCGCACGCCTGCAGCCGCTGCGGGAAGCTCTTTaagcagctgagccacctgcACACCCACATGCTGACGCACCAGGGCACCCGGCCTCACAAGTGCCAGGTGTGCCACAAGGCCTTCACGCAGACCAGCCACCTGAAGCGCCACATGATGCAGCACAGCGAGGTGAAGCCGCACAACTGCCGCGTCTGCGGCCGGGGCTTCGCCTACCCCAGCGAGCTCAAGGCCCACGAGGCCAAGCACGCCAGCGGGCGGGAAAACATCTGCGTGGAGTGCGGCCTCGACTTCCCTACCCTGGCCCAGCTGAAGAGGCACCTCACCACGCACCGGGGCCCCATCCAGTACAACTGCTCCGAATGCGACAAGACCTTCCAGTACCCCAGCCAGCTGCAGAACCACATGATGAAGCACAAGGACATCCGGCCCTACATCTGCTCCGAGTGTGGCATGGAGTTCGTGCAGCCCCACCACCTCAAGCAGCACTCCCTCACGCACAAG GGCGTGAAGGAGCACAAATGTGGGATCTGCGGGCGGGAGTTCACGCTGCTGGCCAACATGAAGAGACACGTGCTGATCCACACCAACATCCGTGCCTACCAGTGTCACCTCTGCTACAAGAGCTTTGTGCAGAAACAGACCCTCAAGGCACACATGATTGTCCACTCGGACGTGAAGCCCTTCAAATGCAAG CTTTGTGGGAAGGAATTCAACCGGATGCACAACCTCATGGGCCACATGCACCTGCACTCCGACAGCAAGCCCTTCAAGTGCCTCTACTGCCCCAGCAAGTTCACCCTGAAGGGGAACCTGACTCGCCACATGAAAGTGAAGCACGGGGTCATGGAGCGCGGCCTCCACTCTCAAG GTTTTGGAAGGGGGAGAATTGCGCTGGCGCCGACGGCGGGGGCCCTGCGGAGCCTGGAGCAGGAGGAGCCCTTCGACCTGTCCCAGAAGCGCCGGGCCAAGGGGCCAGCCTTCCAGTCGGACGGGGAGAGCGCCCGGGGCAGCTCCTGCCACGAGGAGGAGGACGAGGACAACTGCTACGAGGTGGAGCCGGACAGCCCGGGCCTCGGGCCCCGCGGCCCGCCGCTCTGCGCGCCGCGGGACCTGTCTGCCAAGCCGGAGCCGGGCCCCGGGGAGGAGGCGCCCGCCGAGGAGGCCTCGCCTCCGGGGGCCCGCCCGCTGAAGAGCCGCGACAGCCTGGGGCCTGAGGGCGGCCCCGAGCGAGAGTTCGCCCGCAGAGACGAGCGGCCTGGCCTCCGGGTCCTGCCGAGCACCCGGAGGGGCCCAGCCTTTTCTGATTACTTGTACTTCAAGCACAGAGATGAGAGTTTAAAAGAATtactggagaggaaaatggaaaaacaagcaGTGCTTTTGGGGATCTAA